The following are from one region of the Methylophilus sp. DW102 genome:
- the motA gene encoding flagellar motor stator protein MotA, with translation MLVIVGYVVILGAIFGGYAAAGGHLGGLWQPLEVVMIFGGAVGAFVVGNDAKSLKATLKDLPNAFKGSHVNKAMYMDLLALLFEILTKIRKEGLMSIEKDVEDPESSALFGKYPKIQHDHHVVEFICDYLRLMVSGNMDAFQVENLMDNEIETHHQEGHVAAHCIAKLGDALPAFGIVAAVMGVVHTMESLHLPPTELGVLIGHALVGTFLGILLAYGFVGPLAGVLEAKLEESSKVFQTIKVTLLASLNGYAPAIAVEFGRKVLYSTERPSFSELEDYVKQAKK, from the coding sequence ATGTTAGTCATTGTCGGGTATGTCGTTATTTTAGGGGCGATTTTTGGCGGGTACGCAGCGGCCGGGGGGCACTTGGGTGGCCTATGGCAGCCATTGGAAGTCGTGATGATTTTCGGTGGGGCTGTAGGTGCATTTGTTGTCGGCAATGATGCCAAGTCATTGAAAGCCACACTTAAAGACTTACCAAATGCCTTCAAAGGCTCCCATGTCAACAAAGCCATGTATATGGATTTGCTGGCTTTGCTGTTCGAGATTCTGACCAAAATTCGTAAAGAAGGGCTGATGTCGATCGAGAAGGATGTTGAAGATCCTGAATCCAGTGCCTTGTTTGGCAAATATCCCAAAATTCAGCATGACCATCATGTGGTCGAGTTTATTTGTGATTACTTGCGTTTGATGGTGTCCGGCAACATGGATGCCTTCCAGGTAGAAAACCTGATGGATAACGAAATTGAAACCCACCATCAGGAAGGCCATGTGGCAGCGCATTGTATTGCAAAACTCGGTGACGCCTTGCCAGCTTTTGGTATTGTGGCCGCAGTGATGGGTGTGGTACACACCATGGAAAGTTTGCATTTGCCGCCCACCGAACTGGGTGTGCTGATTGGCCACGCTCTGGTGGGTACCTTCCTCGGTATTTTGCTGGCGTATGGCTTTGTTGGCCCGCTGGCTGGGGTGCTGGAAGCCAAGCTGGAAGAAAGCTCCAAGGTCTTTCAAACCATCAAGGTGACGCTTCTTGCCAGCCTGAATGGGTATGCGCCTGCAATTGCTGTTGAGTTCGGCCGCAAGGTCTTGTACTCCACTGAGCGTCCAAGTTTCTCTGAGCTTGAAGATTACGTCAAGCAAGCTAAAAAATAA
- the motB gene encoding flagellar motor protein MotB: MAEEHIAPIIVKKIKKGGGGHHGGAWKIAYADFVTAMMAFFLLMWLLGSTSKAQREGISEYFKTPLKVVLMGPGVGASDSALKNTGGKDVTLKQGQVKPVDGDPGRNKTIKEEELKEVLKKAEKAKLEEIKAKIEQAIDENPELKQFKSQLKLDMTAEGLRVQIIDEQNRPMFENARADLQPYAKKILREIGKTLNGVDNKISLSGHTDATPYASGDQGYSNWELSADRANASRRELIAGGMDETKLLRVVGMGSAIMMDKENPFNPINRRISLIVMNKEAEEDLLKDNEKISVSEKDHSQVDALQKTADTPAE; encoded by the coding sequence ATGGCAGAAGAACATATTGCCCCCATTATCGTTAAAAAAATCAAGAAAGGCGGCGGCGGTCATCACGGGGGTGCCTGGAAAATCGCTTACGCCGACTTTGTGACGGCGATGATGGCGTTCTTTTTGCTGATGTGGCTGCTCGGCTCCACCTCTAAAGCACAACGTGAAGGCATTTCTGAATACTTTAAAACCCCGCTCAAAGTCGTGCTCATGGGCCCGGGCGTGGGTGCCAGTGATTCCGCCTTGAAAAATACCGGCGGCAAGGATGTGACACTTAAGCAAGGTCAGGTGAAGCCGGTCGATGGCGACCCTGGTCGTAACAAAACGATTAAGGAAGAAGAGTTAAAAGAAGTCCTCAAGAAGGCAGAAAAAGCCAAGCTGGAAGAAATCAAGGCCAAGATTGAACAGGCGATTGATGAAAATCCTGAGCTCAAGCAATTCAAATCCCAATTAAAACTGGATATGACAGCGGAAGGCCTGCGCGTACAAATTATCGACGAACAGAATCGCCCGATGTTTGAAAACGCACGCGCTGACTTGCAACCTTACGCCAAGAAAATTTTGCGAGAGATTGGTAAAACACTCAATGGCGTGGATAACAAAATCAGCCTGTCTGGGCATACCGATGCCACGCCTTATGCCAGCGGTGATCAGGGCTACAGTAACTGGGAGCTCTCAGCCGACCGTGCCAATGCTTCAAGGCGAGAGCTGATTGCCGGCGGCATGGATGAGACCAAGTTATTGCGTGTGGTTGGCATGGGCTCGGCCATCATGATGGACAAGGAAAATCCGTTCAATCCTATTAACCGCCGGATCAGTCTGATCGTGATGAACAAAGAAGCAGAAGAGGATTTACTCAAGGATAACGAAAAAATTTCTGTCAGTGAGAAAGACCATTCGCAAGTCGATGCATTGCAGAAAACCGCCGATACACCTGCGGAGTAA
- the flhD gene encoding flagellar transcriptional regulator FlhD: protein MNMQNDLLAEIKDANLNYLMLAQQLIRADKATAIFRLGINKEIADLLENLTNLQLLKLCNTNMLLTRFRFDDSEILGMLTSYAKDPAQAHLHTAVLMSAQAADSTV from the coding sequence ATGAACATGCAAAACGATTTACTCGCTGAAATCAAGGATGCCAACCTGAACTACCTGATGTTGGCGCAACAACTGATCCGTGCTGACAAAGCCACTGCCATCTTCCGCCTTGGCATTAACAAGGAAATTGCAGATCTGCTCGAAAACTTGACCAATCTGCAGTTACTCAAACTCTGTAACACCAACATGCTGCTGACCCGCTTCCGCTTTGATGATAGCGAAATCCTGGGAATGTTGACCAGCTATGCCAAAGACCCTGCCCAAGCCCATCTGCATACCGCGGTATTGATGTCAGCCCAGGCCGCAGATTCCACAGTATAA
- the cheA gene encoding chemotaxis protein CheA has product MTVDMSQFYEVFFDEAEELLAEAERLLLDIDVESPDIEQLNAIFRAAHSIKGGAATFGFMDMAEITHVLENLLDKIRKQEMALTTEHVDAFLAAKDVIKMQLDGHRHGSAVDAEQVGDVSMMLKSLSEGKSAIPEDPVIAAATPEPEVLVVGAEKPALSVSEDEKAKGITLYDVGLPVVTERDLANLKDELALLGEVAVYQRAPGSHALLVKTDSSADDIVSICSFIVDPDALVIQVASETAKAPEAAAAPEPAPAVAVAAPVEEDLGYGFFDDDPIIKPEATAEAAPVQPVAAEVTGNGKVQVAEEMGYGLFGTNNEERQEDGYGFFAPFKPHPDAPKAQLIGDETAVAAQAAATSAPAQVAEAAPKEVKEDRRSQQRRESDKPAAAQNAESSSIRVGIEKVDQLINLVGELVITQAMIEQRVNALDPVDNEALINSVSQLTRNTRDLQESVMSIRMMPMDFVFSRFPRMVRDLAGKLGKKVDFVTSGATTELDKSLIERIVDPLTHLVRNSVDHGIEKPEVRKQLGKAENGTLTLSAAHKGGSIVIEVTDDGGGLNRDKILAKAMSNGLPVSESMSDADVYSLIFAPGFSTAEVVTDVSGRGVGMDVVKRNITAMGGNIEIRSALGYGTTISISLPLTLAILDGMSVSLDKSVYVVPLNLIVETLQPRAEDLKTVTGEGLMVHVRGEYLPIIALHALFNHPTQITNPTDGVLLILEADGKKSALFVDRLVGQQQVVIKSLETNFKRIPGVSGATIMGDGSVALILDVPAIIQMGQTTNYVTGGLAFSNQNYSTSQTHINA; this is encoded by the coding sequence ATGACAGTGGATATGAGCCAGTTTTATGAGGTGTTCTTTGACGAGGCTGAAGAGTTATTGGCCGAAGCAGAGCGCCTGTTGCTTGATATTGACGTAGAGTCACCTGATATCGAGCAGTTAAACGCGATTTTCCGTGCTGCGCACTCAATCAAAGGGGGCGCGGCAACGTTTGGCTTTATGGACATGGCAGAGATTACCCATGTTCTGGAAAACCTGCTTGATAAGATTCGCAAGCAGGAAATGGCATTGACCACAGAGCATGTGGACGCCTTTTTGGCCGCCAAAGACGTGATCAAGATGCAACTGGATGGGCATAGACATGGTTCAGCAGTAGATGCTGAGCAAGTCGGCGATGTCTCCATGATGCTGAAGTCCTTGTCTGAAGGCAAAAGCGCCATTCCCGAAGACCCTGTCATTGCAGCTGCGACACCAGAGCCGGAAGTGTTGGTCGTCGGTGCTGAAAAGCCAGCCTTGTCTGTCAGTGAAGATGAAAAAGCCAAAGGCATCACCTTATATGACGTCGGCTTGCCGGTAGTTACCGAGCGCGACTTGGCAAACTTGAAAGACGAGTTAGCCTTGTTAGGTGAGGTGGCCGTGTATCAGCGTGCGCCAGGCTCACATGCACTGTTGGTTAAAACCGATTCGAGCGCAGACGACATTGTTTCGATTTGCTCCTTTATTGTAGACCCTGACGCACTGGTGATTCAGGTAGCGAGCGAGACCGCCAAAGCGCCAGAAGCCGCCGCCGCACCAGAGCCTGCGCCTGCCGTCGCGGTTGCCGCACCCGTTGAGGAAGATCTGGGCTATGGCTTCTTCGATGATGATCCGATTATCAAGCCTGAAGCAACAGCGGAGGCCGCCCCGGTTCAGCCGGTCGCTGCAGAAGTGACTGGTAATGGCAAAGTTCAGGTGGCTGAAGAAATGGGCTATGGCCTGTTTGGCACTAATAATGAGGAGCGTCAGGAGGATGGTTACGGCTTCTTTGCCCCATTCAAGCCACATCCAGATGCCCCCAAAGCACAATTGATCGGTGACGAGACTGCCGTCGCAGCGCAAGCTGCGGCAACATCGGCGCCTGCACAAGTCGCTGAAGCCGCACCGAAAGAGGTGAAAGAGGACCGCAGATCACAACAACGCCGTGAGTCCGATAAACCGGCGGCGGCACAAAATGCAGAAAGCAGCTCCATCCGTGTCGGGATTGAAAAAGTTGACCAGTTGATTAACCTGGTTGGCGAACTGGTGATTACCCAGGCCATGATTGAACAGCGTGTCAATGCACTGGATCCTGTGGATAACGAAGCACTGATTAATAGTGTCAGCCAACTGACCCGTAACACGCGTGACCTGCAAGAGTCCGTGATGTCTATCCGCATGATGCCGATGGACTTCGTGTTCTCACGCTTCCCTCGTATGGTGCGCGACCTGGCCGGCAAGTTGGGCAAAAAAGTGGACTTTGTCACTAGCGGTGCCACGACAGAGCTCGACAAGAGCCTGATTGAGCGGATTGTGGATCCTCTGACCCATTTGGTGCGTAACAGTGTAGACCATGGTATTGAAAAACCGGAAGTGCGTAAACAGCTAGGCAAAGCCGAGAATGGCACGTTGACCCTGTCTGCGGCACACAAAGGCGGCAGCATCGTGATTGAAGTCACCGATGATGGTGGCGGCCTCAACCGCGACAAGATTCTGGCTAAAGCCATGTCTAACGGCTTGCCAGTCAGTGAAAGCATGTCTGACGCTGACGTTTATAGTTTGATTTTTGCCCCGGGCTTTTCTACCGCTGAGGTGGTGACCGATGTGTCTGGCCGCGGGGTCGGCATGGATGTGGTGAAACGGAATATCACCGCCATGGGCGGCAATATTGAAATCCGCTCAGCGCTGGGCTATGGCACGACCATCTCGATTTCCTTGCCACTGACGCTGGCCATCCTCGATGGCATGTCGGTGTCGCTGGACAAGAGCGTCTATGTGGTGCCACTGAACCTGATTGTTGAAACCTTGCAACCTCGTGCAGAAGACCTGAAAACGGTCACAGGCGAGGGGCTGATGGTGCATGTCCGTGGAGAGTATCTGCCGATTATCGCCTTGCATGCCTTGTTTAACCATCCTACCCAGATCACCAATCCGACTGATGGTGTCTTGCTGATTCTGGAAGCCGATGGCAAGAAATCTGCCCTGTTTGTAGACCGTCTGGTTGGTCAGCAGCAAGTGGTGATCAAGAGCCTGGAAACCAACTTCAAGCGGATTCCCGGTGTTTCTGGCGCCACCATTATGGGCGATGGCTCGGTGGCATTGATTCTGGATGTGCCAGCCATTATTCAGATGGGTCAGACAACCAATTATGTGACTGGTGGATTGGCATTTTCCAACCAGAACTATTCGACTTCACAAACACATATCAATGCATAA
- a CDS encoding class I SAM-dependent methyltransferase yields MPSAKLSVETLLPKPWLQRLLPKRLWCQALLIQTLSILLIAGLAPGVINSVFAFELSHLGISLEHVWIWLLLHICLVSLLAKAAQMPVWWRWIHAIFPVAVLGMQHINLPATVYLAGFIITLTLYWSVHNTRVPFYPSFPATWRALHHVLEQHGDDAPLKVLDIGSGIGDLALFLASQRVHDEVSGIEIAPLPWAVSAVRALFSGTSARFTLGDYRELDFAKFDVIFAYLSPAVMPDVWQKVRAEMPAGTLFVSSEFPVPDMTAQRIIYPQKNAPALYVYSL; encoded by the coding sequence ATGCCATCGGCCAAACTTTCGGTAGAGACGCTGTTGCCCAAACCCTGGCTACAGCGCCTGCTACCAAAACGGTTGTGGTGCCAGGCATTACTGATCCAGACCCTGAGTATACTGTTGATCGCGGGCCTCGCGCCAGGCGTGATCAACAGTGTATTCGCATTTGAATTAAGCCATCTTGGCATTTCGCTAGAGCATGTCTGGATTTGGCTGCTCCTGCATATTTGTTTGGTCAGCCTGCTGGCCAAAGCCGCGCAGATGCCAGTCTGGTGGCGCTGGATTCATGCGATTTTTCCAGTCGCTGTCCTTGGCATGCAGCATATTAACTTGCCTGCCACGGTTTACCTGGCTGGATTTATCATTACCTTGACCCTGTACTGGTCTGTACACAACACCCGGGTCCCATTTTATCCTTCTTTCCCTGCCACCTGGCGCGCGCTGCATCACGTGCTGGAGCAGCATGGCGATGATGCTCCGCTCAAAGTGCTGGATATTGGCAGCGGGATTGGGGATCTCGCCCTGTTTTTGGCGAGCCAGCGTGTGCATGACGAGGTTTCAGGTATCGAAATTGCGCCGCTGCCATGGGCGGTCAGTGCGGTCAGAGCCTTGTTTTCTGGCACCAGTGCCAGATTTACGCTCGGTGACTACCGCGAACTGGACTTTGCAAAATTTGATGTCATCTTTGCTTATTTGTCGCCTGCTGTGATGCCCGATGTCTGGCAAAAGGTGAGGGCAGAGATGCCGGCTGGCACGCTGTTTGTCAGCTCCGAGTTTCCGGTGCCAGACATGACGGCGCAACGAATCATCTATCCGCAAAAAAACGCCCCAGCCTTGTACGTCTACAGCCTGTAG
- a CDS encoding chemotaxis protein CheW, with product MSTTTELANTSANNTGGSLKTAAGEYLTFVLGSEQYGIEILKVQEIRGYDAVTQIANLPSFIKGVINLRGKIVPIVDLRIKFNLGKVEYDEFTVVIILNLNGRIVGIVVDGVSDVRELRDEHLREVPTLVTRIDTKYIVGLATIEQEMLILVDIEKLMTSDEMQLMDAAVN from the coding sequence ATGAGCACAACAACAGAATTAGCAAATACATCGGCCAATAACACTGGCGGCAGCCTGAAAACGGCGGCCGGCGAGTACCTGACCTTTGTGCTTGGCAGCGAGCAATATGGGATTGAAATCCTCAAGGTGCAAGAAATCCGTGGCTACGATGCCGTGACGCAAATTGCCAATCTGCCATCGTTTATCAAGGGCGTGATCAATCTGCGCGGCAAAATTGTGCCGATTGTCGATTTACGTATCAAGTTCAATCTGGGCAAAGTGGAGTATGACGAGTTTACTGTCGTCATCATTCTGAATCTGAATGGCCGCATCGTTGGCATCGTGGTGGATGGTGTGTCTGATGTCCGTGAATTGCGCGATGAACATTTGCGCGAGGTCCCCACGCTGGTCACCCGTATCGACACCAAATACATTGTGGGCCTGGCCACTATTGAGCAGGAAATGCTGATCCTGGTGGATATTGAGAAACTCATGACCAGTGACGAAATGCAACTGATGGATGCTGCCGTAAATTAA
- a CDS encoding response regulator, which yields MAKTILTVDDSGSLRQMVAFSLKAAGYDVVQAVDGQDGLNKAKEKTVDLVLTDQNMPVMDGLTLITNLRTLASYQKVPILMLTTESSDEMKAKGKAAGANGWLVKPFDPKRLIEVVQKVIGA from the coding sequence ATGGCGAAAACAATTTTAACAGTAGACGACTCCGGATCATTGCGTCAAATGGTGGCTTTTAGCCTGAAAGCGGCTGGCTATGATGTGGTACAGGCGGTCGATGGTCAGGATGGCTTGAACAAAGCAAAAGAGAAAACCGTTGACCTGGTTTTGACGGATCAGAACATGCCCGTGATGGATGGGCTAACGCTGATCACCAACCTGCGTACATTGGCTTCTTACCAGAAGGTGCCTATTTTGATGCTGACCACTGAGTCATCAGACGAAATGAAGGCAAAAGGCAAAGCGGCTGGTGCAAATGGCTGGTTGGTCAAACCATTTGATCCAAAACGTCTGATTGAAGTTGTACAAAAAGTAATTGGTGCCTAA
- a CDS encoding chemotaxis protein, with product MKTLPIEELRELLAAVSHHGDWHLLEIETDLQQTSFLLNEAIEKLSASFMNVYAQLMEQQSALQLLVEAGKLQPEEMQQLQVFQDNIGQEVNKVVTGMQFQDMTNQLLQRTINRVNGLKVLLHELSSHQFPMAADDEHEEIRSFIQQLNQNFDQGSQHLTGNLRKSVNQQDLATGDIDLF from the coding sequence ATGAAAACATTGCCCATAGAAGAACTAAGAGAGTTACTGGCTGCAGTTTCGCACCATGGTGATTGGCATTTGCTCGAAATCGAAACCGATTTACAGCAAACCAGCTTTTTGCTCAATGAGGCGATTGAAAAGCTCAGTGCCAGCTTTATGAATGTGTATGCCCAGTTAATGGAGCAACAGTCTGCCCTCCAGTTATTGGTAGAGGCCGGCAAGTTGCAGCCTGAAGAAATGCAGCAGTTGCAGGTGTTTCAGGACAATATTGGTCAGGAAGTGAATAAAGTGGTGACTGGCATGCAGTTTCAGGACATGACCAATCAATTGCTGCAACGGACGATTAATCGGGTGAACGGCTTAAAAGTGCTGTTACATGAGTTATCCAGCCATCAGTTTCCGATGGCAGCGGATGACGAGCATGAGGAAATCAGAAGCTTCATTCAGCAATTGAACCAGAATTTTGATCAGGGTAGCCAGCATTTGACCGGCAATTTACGCAAGTCAGTGAACCAGCAGGACTTGGCAACCGGTGATATCGATTTATTTTAG
- the flhC gene encoding flagellar transcriptional regulator FlhC gives MQKKSVVNEAEQIQLAMQMIELGARLQLLESQTTLSRERLIKLYKEMKGVSPPKGMLPFSTDWFLTWQPNIHSSIFYNIYRFMVDYAGVDGIQAIIKAYTLYMQQVQHPDADAKEEPVLSLTRAWTLVRFIESKMLTTKVCHCCGGQYIVNSYDLNQNYVCNLCHVPSRAGKTKKAKELSYKLVSMTA, from the coding sequence ATGCAAAAGAAGAGTGTAGTAAACGAAGCAGAACAAATTCAACTGGCCATGCAAATGATCGAACTGGGCGCCCGCCTGCAGTTGCTCGAATCACAAACCACATTGTCACGTGAGCGTTTGATCAAGCTGTACAAAGAGATGAAAGGCGTTTCTCCTCCAAAAGGCATGTTGCCATTCTCTACCGATTGGTTCTTGACCTGGCAACCAAACATTCACTCCTCGATTTTCTACAACATTTATCGCTTTATGGTTGATTACGCAGGGGTAGACGGCATCCAGGCCATCATCAAAGCCTATACCTTGTATATGCAACAAGTACAGCATCCTGATGCCGACGCCAAAGAAGAGCCTGTGTTGTCACTGACACGCGCCTGGACACTGGTACGTTTTATTGAAAGCAAGATGCTGACAACTAAAGTCTGTCATTGCTGTGGTGGTCAATACATCGTCAATAGCTATGATTTGAACCAGAACTATGTCTGCAACTTGTGCCATGTGCCTTCACGTGCCGGCAAAACCAAAAAGGCAAAAGAGTTGAGCTACAAACTGGTTTCCATGACTGCCTGA
- a CDS encoding methyl-accepting chemotaxis protein, with the protein MFSTIINKLAANTRGYQNVLNQVAEFSALKSEINKARAIVELNDKGEISHVNENLCHSLKYAANELVGKHHRALLAGVYTEKPEYEQFWSALGSGKSQVGSFKLINKEGKDVWFQGYYAPVMQGNQLRKVVAYLTDITADKLRNIILQEEEHALNQCFGVMECDLQGHILECNDVFLTPLEFRREEVIGKHVSMLLKASTAQSDQYKQMWEKLNKGQNAKLEICRVAKSGKEYWFSSSYVPIPDASGQLAKVKVYSYCITEEKQREIDFQGKVAAINKVQGVIEFDLQGNILHANDNFLKLTEYSLAEVVGKNHSIFVSERYKNSPEYKVFWEKLSSGQYDEGVYHRYTKNGKDIWVQASYNPILGLDGKPMKVVKYATDITKAVLADKQQKEKSREASMIKQALESSSNNLMVADNDGVITYMNPTTLSLMREAADTFRAIFPSFDPDKLIGQNFDLFHKSPAHQRNLLASLKGKHVAELPIGEMFFRLTANPLIDEQGERIGSVVEWVNLTEEKRLENEMKSVVENAVDGDLSTRLDANRAKGSAVKTMEAINQLLDTFSDILLRVREAGETINTAAHEISSGNNDLSSRTEQQASNLEETASSMEELASTVRQNAENARQANQMAEAASQVALRGGDVVGNVVTTMSAINESARKIEDIISVIDGIAFQTNILALNAAVEAARAGEQGRGFAVVAGEVRNLAQRSASAAKEIKELITDSVSKTTEGTKLVESAGVTMHEVVTSVQRVTDIMSEITAASAEQSSGINQVNDAVNHMDEVTQQNAALVEEAAAAAESLVEQAATLMDTVNRFKLRGVSQSSAVSRPTMTSKVAAAPAVSKAKPTVAAVNHAPVKAAKTGTDDQEWEEF; encoded by the coding sequence ATGTTTTCTACAATCATCAACAAATTGGCAGCAAACACAAGGGGCTATCAGAATGTGTTGAATCAGGTGGCTGAATTTAGTGCCCTGAAGTCAGAAATCAACAAGGCACGTGCCATTGTTGAGTTAAATGACAAGGGTGAAATCAGCCATGTGAACGAGAATCTGTGCCACTCTTTAAAATACGCAGCCAATGAGCTGGTCGGCAAGCATCATCGCGCCCTGTTGGCTGGTGTTTATACAGAAAAACCAGAATATGAACAATTCTGGAGTGCCTTAGGCAGTGGCAAATCGCAAGTGGGTAGCTTTAAACTGATCAACAAAGAGGGCAAGGATGTCTGGTTTCAAGGGTATTACGCCCCAGTGATGCAAGGCAACCAGCTGCGCAAAGTGGTTGCTTACCTGACAGACATTACAGCAGACAAGCTGCGCAACATCATCCTGCAAGAGGAAGAGCACGCACTAAACCAATGTTTTGGTGTCATGGAATGTGACTTGCAAGGACATATTCTCGAATGTAATGATGTTTTTCTGACCCCGCTTGAGTTTCGCCGTGAAGAGGTGATCGGCAAGCATGTGTCCATGTTGCTCAAGGCTTCTACCGCACAAAGCGATCAGTACAAGCAAATGTGGGAAAAATTGAACAAGGGGCAGAATGCAAAACTGGAAATCTGCCGAGTGGCAAAGTCTGGCAAAGAGTACTGGTTTAGTTCCAGCTATGTGCCTATCCCAGATGCGAGCGGCCAATTAGCCAAGGTCAAAGTCTATTCGTACTGTATTACTGAAGAAAAGCAGCGAGAAATTGACTTTCAGGGTAAGGTGGCTGCGATTAACAAGGTACAGGGAGTCATTGAATTTGACCTCCAAGGCAATATTTTGCATGCCAATGACAACTTCCTAAAACTTACAGAGTACTCACTGGCTGAGGTGGTTGGTAAGAACCATAGCATTTTTGTTAGTGAGCGTTACAAGAATAGCCCTGAGTATAAAGTTTTCTGGGAAAAGTTAAGTAGCGGTCAGTACGATGAAGGGGTTTATCATCGCTATACTAAAAATGGTAAGGATATATGGGTGCAGGCATCTTATAACCCCATTTTAGGGTTAGATGGTAAGCCGATGAAAGTAGTTAAATATGCTACTGACATCACCAAAGCAGTGCTGGCAGACAAACAGCAAAAAGAAAAGTCCAGAGAAGCTTCGATGATCAAGCAAGCGTTGGAGTCTTCCTCTAACAACTTGATGGTTGCGGATAACGATGGTGTCATTACCTATATGAATCCAACAACCTTGAGCTTAATGCGCGAGGCTGCTGATACGTTCAGAGCCATCTTCCCATCTTTTGACCCAGACAAGTTGATTGGGCAGAACTTTGATCTGTTCCACAAAAGTCCTGCGCATCAACGCAATTTACTGGCAAGCCTGAAGGGCAAGCATGTTGCTGAGTTACCGATTGGCGAGATGTTTTTCAGACTCACTGCAAATCCTCTCATTGATGAGCAAGGCGAACGTATTGGCAGCGTGGTGGAGTGGGTCAATTTGACCGAGGAAAAACGTCTTGAAAACGAAATGAAATCTGTGGTTGAAAATGCCGTGGATGGTGATTTGTCTACAAGACTGGATGCGAATCGTGCAAAAGGTTCTGCCGTCAAAACGATGGAAGCCATTAACCAGCTCCTGGACACGTTTAGCGATATTTTGTTGCGTGTGCGTGAAGCGGGCGAAACGATTAATACGGCAGCTCATGAAATTTCCAGTGGCAATAATGATTTGTCCAGCCGCACTGAACAGCAAGCCTCTAATCTGGAAGAGACAGCTTCCAGCATGGAAGAACTGGCATCAACCGTTAGACAGAACGCCGAAAATGCCCGCCAGGCCAACCAAATGGCTGAAGCAGCTTCACAAGTGGCGCTTCGTGGTGGCGATGTCGTTGGCAATGTAGTGACTACCATGAGCGCGATCAACGAAAGTGCGCGCAAAATTGAGGACATTATTTCTGTCATTGATGGCATTGCCTTCCAGACCAACATTTTGGCATTGAACGCCGCAGTTGAGGCTGCCCGTGCAGGTGAGCAGGGTAGAGGCTTTGCCGTGGTCGCTGGTGAGGTGCGTAACCTGGCTCAACGCTCTGCCAGTGCTGCCAAAGAGATCAAGGAGCTGATTACTGACTCCGTCAGCAAAACCACTGAAGGCACCAAACTGGTGGAAAGTGCTGGTGTAACCATGCATGAGGTGGTCACTTCCGTACAACGTGTGACCGACATCATGAGTGAAATCACCGCGGCGTCTGCAGAGCAAAGCTCAGGCATTAACCAGGTGAATGACGCGGTCAATCACATGGATGAAGTCACACAGCAGAATGCTGCCTTGGTTGAAGAAGCCGCTGCGGCAGCAGAATCGCTGGTAGAGCAGGCTGCGACGCTGATGGATACCGTGAATCGATTTAAATTACGTGGCGTGAGCCAAAGCAGTGCTGTCAGCCGCCCGACGATGACAAGCAAAGTGGCGGCCGCACCTGCGGTAAGCAAAGCCAAACCGACGGTAGCTGCGGTCAATCATGCGCCAGTCAAAGCCGCAAAAACCGGCACGGATGACCAGGAGTGGGAAGAGTTTTAA